Sequence from the Pseudomonas sp. LS.1a genome:
CTCCAGCCCCACCTGGGAGAATTCCCGGCGTTGGCTGGTTTTCTGCTGCTGGACCTTGCGTAGCATGCGCTCGATAAGGTCGCAGGCCAGCTTGAGGTTGATTGCCAGCTCGATGATTTCTGCCCAGCGGCGGTTGTCCTGTTCGCTGAGGTCTTCACGCGACATCTGCGCCAGGTACAGCTTGATCGCGCTGTACAAGGCTTCGGCGTCCTCGCCCAAAGCGCGGACCTGCTGCGGCAAGGCAGTCTGGGTACCACGCAGGGCTCCGAGCATGGCTTCAAGCAGGCTGTCGACGATATCGCCCAGGCGCAGGGTTTCGCGGGATGCGTTGGCCAAGGCCAGGCTGGGTGTTTCCAGCGCCGAGGTGTCGAGGTGGCGCGGGCGTATCTGGCCGTTGCCGTTTTCCCGTTCGGGCAGCAGGGCGTTGCACAGCCGGCCCATGGGTTTGACCGTGGGCAGCATGATCAGGCAACGCAGCGTGTTGTAGAGCAGGTGGAAGCCGATGACCAGCTCCTGCGGGCTGAAGCTCAGTGAGTCCATCCAGCCCACCAATGGGTGCAGTACGGGGATGATCAGCAGCAGGCCGATCAGCTTGTACAGCAGGCTGCCCAGGGCCACCCGGCGCCCGGCGGCGTTTTGCATGCTGGTGCTGATGAAGGCCAGCAGCCCGCTGCCGATGTTGGCGCCGACCACCAGGCCGATGGCCACCGGCAGGCTGATCACCTCGGCACCGGCCAGCGTCGCGGTGAGCAGCACAGCGGCCAGGCTGGAATAGGAAATCATGGCGAACAATGCGCCGACCAGTGCGTCGAGCATGATGTCGCCGGTCAGCGAGGCGAACAGCACTTTCACGCCCTGGGCGTGGGTAATCGGCGTAGCTGCCTGCACGATCAGCTCCAATGCCAGGATGATCAGGCCAAGCCCGATGCCTACCCTGCCCAGCTGGCCAGCCCGCGTCTGCTTGCGCGAGAGGAAGAAGATCACACCCAGGAAGATCAGCAGTGGCGACAGCCAGGAAAGGTCCAGGGTCAGCACCCGGGCCATCAGCGCGGTACCCACGTCGGCGCCGAGCATGATCGCCAGGGCCGGGGTCATGGCCATCAGGCCCTGGCCGACGAACGAGGTGACCAGCATGGCAGTGGCGTTGCTGCTTTGCACCATGGCCGTGACCAGAATGCCGGCGACGAACGCCAGCGGGCGCTTGTTCATGTTCTGGCCGATGATGCGCCGCAGGCTCGAGCCGAATACCCGCAGGATGCCGGTACGTACGATGTGGGTGCCCCAGACCAGAAGCGTAACGGCCGAGAGCAGGTTGAGCAGGGTCAGCATGGCGACGGCCCCCTGTTGCATTGGCCCAGCGGGCCAAGAGAAGAAGCGTGAGCGTTTGAAGAATTTTCAGTGCTCACTCAAAGCTTTAGTTGTTTTGCGTAGCTGTCGCCAGCTTCGCATGGCTGTCTGTGATTTGAAACACATGGGAAATGAATGATTGCCTGTGCCCGCGAAGAGGCCAGTACAGCAAACGGCAGAATTCAGTAATCCGGGCATGAAAAAGGGCCCCGAAGGGCCCTTTGTGTCCTGCACTTCCTGATCTTATTGACCCGGAATGTCCTTGCGCAGTTTCACTGGCTCATGCTCTTTGCCGTTCTTGCGGGCCAGGGCGGTGCGCATGCGGATGTTGATGGCTTCCACCGCCAGCGAGAACGCCATGGCGAAGTAGACGTAGCCCTTGGGCACATGCACGTCGAAAGCTTCGGCGATCAGCACGGTACCGACCACGATCAGGAACGACAGTGCGAGCATCTTCAGCGACGGGTGCTTGTCGATGAACTCGCTGATGGTGCCGGCGCACAGCATCATCACCAACACGGCGACGATGATCGCGGCGATCATTACCGGTACATGGGACACCATGCCGACCGCCGTGATCACCGAGTCCAGCGAGAACACGATGTCGATGATGGCGATCTGGATGATGGTATAGAAAAACTTGCCACCCGCGCCTTTCGGCTCTTCCGGATTCTCGTCCTCGCCTTCCAGGCCGTGGTAGATCTCTTGCGAGCTTTTCCACAGCAGGAACAGGCCACCAAAGAACAGGATCAGGTCACGCCCGGAAATGCCCTGGCCAAACACCACGAACAGGTCGGCGGTAAGGCGCATGACCCAGGTGATCGACAGCAACAGCATGATACGGGTGACCATGGCCAGGGCCAGGCCAAAGATCCGGGTGCGTGGCTGCATGTGCTTGGGCATGCGGCTGACCAGAATCGAGATCATGATGATGTTGTCGATACCGAGGACGATCTCAAGCGCAGTAAGGGTAAAAAAGGCAACCCAGATTTCCGGGCTGGTCAGCCATTCCATGTGTTTTCCTTCGAACGGTAAAGGCGACGCGTCCGGATCAGGGGCGCGTCGCGTTGGGGTAATACGCGTTTATTAAAGACTACTGAACAGCGGGAAAATGCCCATCAGCAGCGCGGCGAGCATTATGCACAGGCACACCAGCACTGCCCACTTCAAGGTGAAGCGCTGATGATCGCCAAACTCGATGCCGGCCAGGGCCACCAGCAGGTAGGTGGAGGGTACCAAGGGGCTGAGCAGGTGTACCGGCTGCCCGACGATCGACGCACGGGCCATTTCCACCGGGCTGATGCCGTAATGGCTGGCGGCTTCGGCCAGCACCGGCAGCACGCCATAATAGAACGCGTCGTTGGACATGAAGAACGTGAACGGCATGCTCACGATCGCTGTGATCACTGCCAGGTAAGGGCCCAGCGCCTCGGGGATGACCGCCAGCAGGCTCTTGGACATGGCGTCGACCATGCCGGTGCCCGACAGGATCCCGGTGAAGATGCCGGCGGCGAAGATCAGCCCGGTGACCGCCAGCACGCTGCCAGCATGGGCGGCGATGCGGTCTTTCTGCTGCTGCAGGCACGGGTAGTTGACGATCATGGCGATGCTGAAGGCGATCATGAACAGCACCGGCAGCGGCAGCACACCGGCAATCAGCGCGACCATCAGGGCAGCGGTCAGGGCGCCGTTGAAGTACAGCAGTTTAGGCCGGCGCGCGTCCGGGTACTGCGAAACGGTGATTTCGCTGTGATCGATGTCGTCGGTGGGCAGGTGCAACTCGCCCAGGCGGGCACGTTCGCGCCTGCCGTACAGGTAGGCGATGGCAAGGATTGCCAGCACGCCGAACAGCATGGCCGGGATCATCGGCACGAAGATGTCTGACGGGTCCACGTGCAGGGCGCTGGCGGCACGGGCGGTCGGGCCGCCCCAGGGGGTCATGTTCATCACCCCGCCAGCGAGGATGATCAGGCCGGCCATGATCCGTGGGCTCATGCCCAGGCGGCTGTACATCGGCAACATGGCGGCGCAGCAGATCATGTAGGTGGTGGCGCCGTCACCGTCGAGCGAGACCACCAGGGCCAGTACTGCGGTGCCGACGGAGACTTTCAGCGGATCGCCCTTGACCAGCTTGAGAATCTTGCGCACGGCCGGGTCGAACAGGCCGGAGTCGATCATCAGGGCGAAGTAGAGAATGGCGAACATGAGCATCACGCCGGTAGGCGCGAGCTTGCTGATGCCCTCGAGCATCATCGGGCCGATCTTGGCGGAAAAACCGCCGAACAGGGCAAACAGGATCGGTACCAGGATCAGCGCGATCAAGGCCGACAGGCGCTTGGTCATGATCAGGTACATGAAGGTGATGACCATGGCAAAGCCGAGGAAGGTCAGCATGGCAGTACTCCAGGCGTGGCGCGGCGAAAGGAAAGTCGATTCGGGCGAATCAGCGCGTATGGCGCTGTGCGGGGAGCATGCGGAGGGTGGCTACGGAAAGTCGGGCACAGGAAAACATCAGAATCACCATTGTTGTTGTTGATTGGGCCGGGCGCGGTGGTTACCGGGTGCCCTGGCTGACCGGTCTTGTGCCGGTAGTGGGGGCTATCCTATGAGGGCAAGCTTTCAGCCAGCTTTCGCCGAAGCAAAGGCGACGAGAGGTAGGTGATGCAGGAGGTGACCGAGGGTGGCTGCCATTGTGGCGCCTTGCGTTATCGGTTGGAGGGCGACCTGACGGACATTGCCCACTGCCATTGTTCGATCTGCCGGCGGGTCAGCGGCGGGCTGGTGGTGACCTGGCTCACCCTGCCCCGCTCGGGGTTCCGGTGGTTGGCGGGCGAGCCGAACTGCTATGTCGCGCCGGCCAGTTGCAGCCGGTACTTCTGTGGGCATTGCGGGGCGCATGTGGCGCTGGTGACCACGCATAGCCCGGACACGGTGGATGTGACGGTGGCGACCCTGGACCACCCGGAGCGGGTCAGGGCCAACCGGCATATCTGGGTGGGTAGCCGGTTGCCTTGGTTGCATCTGGATGAGGATTTGCCTTCGGAGGCGCAGGAGAACCTGTAGGCCTTGTGCTGTCTGTGCCGGCCCTTTCGCGGGTAAACCCGCTCCCACAGGTGCGGCGCAGATCTCAGGTGCTGTACAGATCCTGTGGGAGCGGGCATGCCCGCGAAGAGGCCGGCACAATGGTCGTTACAATTGCAGGCCACCGGCGGCCTTGTGCAGTGCCCGCAGATGTTCGCCCACCTGCTTCACATTGGCTTCCACCGCCGCAATTTCCCTGGCCCGCGACGGCTCCAGCAGCGCCCTCACCTCTTTGTCCAGGCTCGTGCTCAAGCGCAGCAACTGCGCCTGCCGCTCGCTGCTGACCTGTTCCAGGTGCTTGCGCTCCTGCGGCTGTGGCAGCCCGTAGCCTTTGCTATCGAGCAACTCTGCCGGGCGGCTGAGGAAGCCACTGTTGGCCAGCATCTGCCGGAGGGTCGCATCGGCCTTGCTGACGCTGCCATCGTTCCGCGCGGCGGCATTCAGGTAGCGCTGCTTGACCTCTTCCTGGGCCAGCAGCAGTTGCCGGCGCAAGCTGGCCTGTTCAAGCAGCAGCAAGGCGGCGCTGGTGCGCAGGTCGGCCTGGGCGAACCAGCCCCGACGTTGCTCGGCGTCCAGAGCCAGCCAGTCTTCGACCTTGGCCTGCTTGATTGGCAACTGTTTCTTCAACACCTCGAACATGGCCTGGTAACGGTCGCGGTAGGAGTCGAAGCGATAACCCAGGCGCAGCGCCTCGCGGGGGTCGTCGAGTACGCTGGTGTCGGCCAGCCCCCTGCCCTTGAGCACGGCCAGCAAGCCATTGGGCATGATGCTGTCGAGGTCGTTCAGGCGTGGGTTGGCGGTGCCGCTGCGCAGCAGCTTCAACGACTCCACTGCGCAGTTGTTGGACAGGAACCAGTAGTTGCCGTCGTAGCTCCAGTGCATTTCGGCGGCCTGGCGCACCAGGTTTTCGATCTCGTCGCGGCTGAGCCGCAAGGGTACCGAGGCCAGGCTGCGCAGCTCGGTCTTGGTGTATTCGTCGATCACCTGGCCCAGCGGCAGCACGAACAGTCGCGAGGGGTAGGCGCCGACCAGCCCGTCCCAGCTGGAAAGCTGCACATCGTTGACAAAGGCGCGGTACGACAGCACCAGGCTCTGGTCGAGGTCCAGGCGGCAGTCCGGCCCGCGTGGGCGGCCTGGCTTGCAGATCACCAGGCGCAGCATGCTGTGGCCCCAGCGGCTGACCAGGTTCTGGTTGGCTTCGGCCAGCAGGTAATCCACCTCATAGACCCGCTCGGGGTCGATTTCGCCCAGCGGCTGGCGGGCGAAGTCGCTGCCGGCATTGATGAACGGCAGGCCCTTGGCGCAGCTGTCCTGTTGCGGTGCCCAGCCGAAGTGCTCACGCAGGTACTGGTTCAGCGCCGGGCGGCGGCAACCGTAGCTCGGGTCGAGGAGGAAATACTCCATGTTGACCGCGATGTACTCCTTGGGGCTGCTCAGTTCATAGCTGTCGGGGCTGCGCACGAACTGACCGTTGTGCTGCTCGCGCTCGCCGCGTCGGCCCACGTACTGCTGCCACCCGGCCAGGTCGAGCAGGCGCGGGTCGTCGCTGAGGGTGAAGCGGCGTTCTGCCTGGCCACGGCATGCCTCGGGCAGGCCGACCTTGCCCAACGTTCCTTGCTGGCGCTTGCAGCGGGTGATCAGCGCGCTGTCGGCGTTGGGCCACAGCCGGGCGCGGTCGTAGATATGAGTGAGCTCGTGTAGCACGGTGGCCAGCAGTTCTTCACGCACCGTGCCATGCGGGCGGTTGGTGCGCTCGGTGGCGGCACTGCCATCGGTGAGGCTGGGCAGCAGGCGGCGATTGAGTTCGAGGGTGGACACCAACGATGCCTGGCCATAGGCGTCGGCCGGCATGTTGTCGCTCCAGCTGACCTGCACGCGGCGGTTCAGCTGTTGCTTGAAGCGAGGGGGCAGCTTGCCCAGGGCCTCGTCGAGCAGGGCCTGGGTGGCTTGGGCCTGCTGCGAATCAAGGCCGGACGCCTGCAGCGCGAGCTGCAGGTCGGCCAGGGCGGGCGTGCCGAGCAGCGTCAGGGCGCAGCCGAGCAGCCAGGCGCGCACGCGGTTCACAGCGCGAGGATGGCTTCGGCCAGTACCTGGTCGCTGGCGTCGCGCGCTTGCGGCACGCGCTCGCGCAGGGTGTTGAAGGCGGCCTCGAGCTGGGCGCCGCGAATTTCACCGTTGCTGGCGACAAAGCTGGCGGCGTCGTCATGGGCTTCGCGCACCACTTTGGAGTCGCGGATCGAAGTGGTGGTGTCAGAGGTGAAATCGATCGAACGGCCAAAGGCCCGCACGATGATATTGCTGGTGGCCACCAGGGTCTGTGCCTGGGCCAGGTCGGCCA
This genomic interval carries:
- a CDS encoding Na/Pi cotransporter family protein encodes the protein MLTLLNLLSAVTLLVWGTHIVRTGILRVFGSSLRRIIGQNMNKRPLAFVAGILVTAMVQSSNATAMLVTSFVGQGLMAMTPALAIMLGADVGTALMARVLTLDLSWLSPLLIFLGVIFFLSRKQTRAGQLGRVGIGLGLIILALELIVQAATPITHAQGVKVLFASLTGDIMLDALVGALFAMISYSSLAAVLLTATLAGAEVISLPVAIGLVVGANIGSGLLAFISTSMQNAAGRRVALGSLLYKLIGLLLIIPVLHPLVGWMDSLSFSPQELVIGFHLLYNTLRCLIMLPTVKPMGRLCNALLPERENGNGQIRPRHLDTSALETPSLALANASRETLRLGDIVDSLLEAMLGALRGTQTALPQQVRALGEDAEALYSAIKLYLAQMSREDLSEQDNRRWAEIIELAINLKLACDLIERMLRKVQQQKTSQRREFSQVGLEELTGLQEQLLANLRLGLSVFLSADPESARLLLREKRRFRAQERRLAHAHVSRLQRKVVQSIETSSLHLELIADMKRLNSLFCSSAYVVLGGSDTGGLMLDSVPDEARLP
- a CDS encoding TerC family protein, which gives rise to MEWLTSPEIWVAFFTLTALEIVLGIDNIIMISILVSRMPKHMQPRTRIFGLALAMVTRIMLLLSITWVMRLTADLFVVFGQGISGRDLILFFGGLFLLWKSSQEIYHGLEGEDENPEEPKGAGGKFFYTIIQIAIIDIVFSLDSVITAVGMVSHVPVMIAAIIVAVLVMMLCAGTISEFIDKHPSLKMLALSFLIVVGTVLIAEAFDVHVPKGYVYFAMAFSLAVEAINIRMRTALARKNGKEHEPVKLRKDIPGQ
- a CDS encoding CitMHS family transporter; protein product: MLTFLGFAMVITFMYLIMTKRLSALIALILVPILFALFGGFSAKIGPMMLEGISKLAPTGVMLMFAILYFALMIDSGLFDPAVRKILKLVKGDPLKVSVGTAVLALVVSLDGDGATTYMICCAAMLPMYSRLGMSPRIMAGLIILAGGVMNMTPWGGPTARAASALHVDPSDIFVPMIPAMLFGVLAILAIAYLYGRRERARLGELHLPTDDIDHSEITVSQYPDARRPKLLYFNGALTAALMVALIAGVLPLPVLFMIAFSIAMIVNYPCLQQQKDRIAAHAGSVLAVTGLIFAAGIFTGILSGTGMVDAMSKSLLAVIPEALGPYLAVITAIVSMPFTFFMSNDAFYYGVLPVLAEAASHYGISPVEMARASIVGQPVHLLSPLVPSTYLLVALAGIEFGDHQRFTLKWAVLVCLCIMLAALLMGIFPLFSSL
- a CDS encoding GFA family protein; the encoded protein is MQEVTEGGCHCGALRYRLEGDLTDIAHCHCSICRRVSGGLVVTWLTLPRSGFRWLAGEPNCYVAPASCSRYFCGHCGAHVALVTTHSPDTVDVTVATLDHPERVRANRHIWVGSRLPWLHLDEDLPSEAQENL
- a CDS encoding DUF7844 domain-containing protein, which encodes MNRVRAWLLGCALTLLGTPALADLQLALQASGLDSQQAQATQALLDEALGKLPPRFKQQLNRRVQVSWSDNMPADAYGQASLVSTLELNRRLLPSLTDGSAATERTNRPHGTVREELLATVLHELTHIYDRARLWPNADSALITRCKRQQGTLGKVGLPEACRGQAERRFTLSDDPRLLDLAGWQQYVGRRGEREQHNGQFVRSPDSYELSSPKEYIAVNMEYFLLDPSYGCRRPALNQYLREHFGWAPQQDSCAKGLPFINAGSDFARQPLGEIDPERVYEVDYLLAEANQNLVSRWGHSMLRLVICKPGRPRGPDCRLDLDQSLVLSYRAFVNDVQLSSWDGLVGAYPSRLFVLPLGQVIDEYTKTELRSLASVPLRLSRDEIENLVRQAAEMHWSYDGNYWFLSNNCAVESLKLLRSGTANPRLNDLDSIMPNGLLAVLKGRGLADTSVLDDPREALRLGYRFDSYRDRYQAMFEVLKKQLPIKQAKVEDWLALDAEQRRGWFAQADLRTSAALLLLEQASLRRQLLLAQEEVKQRYLNAAARNDGSVSKADATLRQMLANSGFLSRPAELLDSKGYGLPQPQERKHLEQVSSERQAQLLRLSTSLDKEVRALLEPSRAREIAAVEANVKQVGEHLRALHKAAGGLQL
- a CDS encoding DUF2388 domain-containing protein; amino-acid sequence: MRKPLIAATLGMLLLADLAQAQTLVATSNIIVRAFGRSIDFTSDTTTSIRDSKVVREAHDDAASFVASNGEIRGAQLEAAFNTLRERVPQARDASDQVLAEAILAL